Proteins from a genomic interval of Microscilla marina ATCC 23134:
- the leuB gene encoding 3-isopropylmalate dehydrogenase, with protein sequence MTHKKIVVLAGDGIGPEVTKCAREVLEVIGTISGQKFEFEDALIGHSAIEATGEPLPQATLDKCQQADAILLGAVGHPMYDNNPGAKVRPEQGLLKLRKSLELFANIRPIKLFDELLHSSSIKPEILQGVDILFFRELTSGIYFGTPRERSADGNSAIDTLAYTKEEVRRIAKKAFKAASQRNKKVCSVDKANVLETSRLWREVVTEVAKDYPEVTLTHMFVDNASMQLIRDPRQFDVVLTGNMFGDILTDEASQIAGSMGMLASASMGEQTSVYEPIHGSAPDIAGKGIANPLAAILSVALMLDLSLGMPNEARQVEQAVADVLSQGYRTVDIAEEGLTPEKQLNTEQMSEKVKEVLLKNKSVVNSQ encoded by the coding sequence ATGACGCATAAAAAAATCGTGGTGCTTGCTGGAGATGGTATAGGACCCGAAGTAACCAAATGTGCCCGCGAGGTGCTTGAAGTAATAGGCACTATCAGTGGACAAAAATTTGAGTTTGAAGACGCCTTGATTGGGCACTCGGCTATAGAAGCCACTGGGGAGCCTTTGCCCCAAGCCACCCTTGACAAGTGCCAACAAGCCGATGCTATTTTATTAGGGGCAGTGGGGCATCCTATGTACGACAATAACCCAGGTGCTAAAGTACGCCCTGAACAAGGTTTGTTAAAGCTAAGAAAATCGCTGGAGTTGTTTGCCAACATTCGCCCCATCAAGTTATTTGATGAGTTGCTGCACAGTTCAAGCATCAAACCTGAAATATTGCAAGGGGTAGATATCTTGTTTTTCAGAGAATTGACCAGCGGTATTTACTTTGGTACACCCCGCGAGCGTTCGGCAGACGGCAACTCAGCAATTGATACCTTGGCTTATACCAAAGAAGAGGTAAGGCGCATTGCCAAAAAAGCATTTAAAGCCGCCAGCCAACGCAACAAAAAAGTATGCTCGGTAGACAAAGCCAATGTATTGGAAACCTCTCGCCTATGGCGCGAAGTAGTGACCGAGGTTGCCAAAGATTACCCTGAAGTAACCCTTACCCACATGTTTGTTGACAACGCCTCTATGCAACTGATTCGTGACCCGCGTCAGTTTGATGTAGTGCTTACTGGAAATATGTTTGGCGATATATTGACCGATGAAGCCTCACAAATTGCCGGATCGATGGGAATGCTTGCTTCTGCCTCTATGGGTGAACAAACCAGCGTATACGAACCCATTCACGGGTCGGCACCCGATATTGCCGGAAAAGGCATTGCCAACCCATTGGCAGCTATTTTATCAGTGGCACTCATGCTCGATTTGTCTTTGGGCATGCCCAACGAAGCTCGCCAGGTAGAGCAAGCCGTTGCCGATGTACTAAGCCAGGGCTACCGTACGGTAGACATTGCTGAAGAAGGTTTGACACCAGAAAAGCAATTGAATACTGAACAAATGAGTGAAAAAGTAAAAGAAGTATTGTTGAAGAATAAGTCAGTAGTCAATAGCCAGTAG
- a CDS encoding 2-isopropylmalate synthase: MSDNRVYIFDTTLRDGEQVPGCQLQTSEKIVVAKTLEKLGVDVIEAGFPISSPGDFQSVIEISKAVSNPIICALTRANQKDIEVAVDSLKHAKRKRIHTGIGASDYHIKHKFRSTREDIMERGIAAVKFAKKYVEDIEFYAEDAGRADLEFLARMLEGVIAAGATVVNIPDTTGYCLPEEYGAKIKYLVDNVKNIDKAIISVHCHNDLGMATANSIAGVIQGARQIECTINGVGERAGNTSLEEVVMIMKTHNDLHLETEIKTQELNSTSGLISRLMRMPVQPNKAIVGRNAFAHSSGIHQDGVLKSRENYEIIDPADVGVANSSIVLTARSGRAALKHRLELLGHQYEGEKLDEIYQRFLVMADKQREIRDEDLLTLAGDTTLADSQVTLKSLNVTCGTTTPSATIEVIYQGELKKGTAKGNGPIDAAVNALHTIVGQRVALKEILIQTITSGSDDLGKVHVQLGRDSLVYYGFAAHSDIVLAAVNAYIDALNKVPVKVEA; this comes from the coding sequence ATGTCTGATAATAGAGTATATATATTTGATACAACCCTTAGAGATGGCGAACAAGTGCCCGGTTGTCAATTACAAACATCTGAAAAAATTGTAGTAGCAAAAACCCTCGAAAAACTAGGGGTAGATGTCATAGAAGCTGGTTTCCCAATTTCCAGCCCTGGCGATTTTCAATCAGTCATAGAAATATCCAAGGCAGTAAGCAACCCCATTATTTGTGCCTTGACCCGTGCCAACCAGAAAGACATTGAGGTAGCGGTTGACTCATTGAAACACGCCAAACGCAAACGTATTCATACAGGTATTGGAGCTTCTGACTACCACATCAAGCACAAGTTTCGCAGTACCCGCGAAGATATCATGGAGCGAGGCATAGCTGCAGTAAAGTTCGCAAAAAAATATGTAGAAGACATTGAGTTTTATGCTGAAGATGCCGGACGTGCTGATTTAGAATTTTTAGCCCGCATGCTCGAAGGCGTCATTGCGGCAGGTGCTACTGTAGTCAACATTCCAGATACTACCGGGTATTGCCTGCCCGAAGAGTATGGCGCCAAGATTAAATATTTGGTAGACAATGTCAAAAATATCGACAAGGCGATCATATCGGTACACTGCCATAATGATTTAGGCATGGCAACCGCTAACTCTATTGCCGGGGTGATTCAGGGAGCCCGCCAAATAGAATGTACCATCAATGGGGTAGGAGAACGTGCTGGTAACACCTCGCTCGAAGAAGTGGTTATGATTATGAAAACCCACAACGACCTCCACCTTGAAACTGAGATAAAAACTCAAGAGTTGAACTCAACCAGTGGGCTTATCTCTCGTTTGATGCGTATGCCTGTACAGCCCAACAAGGCTATAGTAGGACGCAATGCTTTTGCCCACTCCTCAGGAATCCATCAGGATGGGGTGCTTAAAAGCCGCGAAAACTACGAAATTATCGACCCTGCCGATGTAGGCGTGGCTAATTCGTCTATTGTGCTTACAGCGCGTAGTGGACGTGCCGCCTTGAAACACCGCCTGGAGCTATTGGGGCACCAGTATGAGGGCGAAAAGCTGGACGAAATCTATCAGCGTTTTTTGGTAATGGCAGACAAGCAAAGAGAAATCAGAGATGAGGATTTACTTACTTTGGCGGGTGATACTACGTTGGCAGACAGCCAGGTAACGCTGAAGTCTTTGAACGTAACTTGTGGTACTACTACTCCAAGTGCTACCATTGAGGTGATTTATCAAGGGGAGTTGAAAAAAGGTACAGCCAAAGGCAACGGACCTATAGATGCCGCAGTAAATGCCCTGCATACTATAGTGGGGCAACGTGTAGCGTTAAAAGAAATCTTGATCCAGACTATTACCAGTGGCAGCGATGATCTTGGGAAGGTGCACGTGCAGCTTGGGCGCGATAGCCTGGTGTATTATGGTTTTGCTGCTCATAGTGACATTGTACTTGCTGCAGTCAATGCGTATATTGATGCACTTAATAAGGTACCAGTAAAGGTAGAGGCATAG
- a CDS encoding M1 family metallopeptidase translates to MKRFLCLFLSLFSVTAMAQHDKPYVSSKFAQLEQLLPTPNNYRTGSGAPGHEYWQQKADYKIKVALDEKKHILTGAETITYYNYSPDNLKYLWVQIDQNRFKKGSDAFETRNTRLNDGPNFGMINLVVGQASEWGCKIKSVKDKSGKPMKYVINKTMMRIDLPQPLKAKGGNMTFSIEWEHKIVDAKKTNSRSGYEYFPKDGNYLYEIAQWFPRMCVYDDVNGWQHKQFLGNGEFALTFGDYEVAITAPADHIVGATGELQNAKKVLTSDQLNRLKKAASATSPVLIVDQKEVETKEKTKASGTKTWVFKAKNVRDFAWASSRKFIWDAMKVKVGNNDIWAMSYYPKEGNPLWGKYSTQVVAHTLRTYSKYTFDYPYPVAVSVHGPIFGMEYPMICFNGGRPRADGTVPARTRKAMISVIIHEVGHNYFPMIVNSDERQWTWMDEGLNSFLQFLSEKEIPLQSWAKADYPKTYPHRRGPAKNIVRYMRTDPTKIVPIMTNSESIPQFGNNAYGKPATALNILREVVMGKELFDHAFKTYSQRWYFKHPKPADFFRTMEDASGVDLDWFWRGWFYSTLPVDMSIDNVKAFAFSESGKTVEAPAGGLKHKAFANKKFNGLRERLSKGFGLRLTDKEMAMLKPGKYYYSVKVKNIGGNIMPLFIQANFVDGSKQLVKVPAEIFRKSPNQVYKGLIFDKPVKSFQLDPNEMTADIDTKNNTFPRAKKGSKFKELKEKKEKSNK, encoded by the coding sequence ATGAAAAGATTTCTGTGTTTATTTCTAAGCCTTTTTTCGGTTACTGCAATGGCGCAACATGACAAGCCTTATGTAAGTTCGAAATTTGCGCAGTTAGAGCAACTATTACCCACACCTAACAATTACCGCACAGGGTCGGGGGCACCAGGGCACGAATACTGGCAACAAAAAGCTGATTATAAAATTAAGGTGGCTTTAGACGAAAAAAAACATATATTAACGGGTGCCGAAACCATTACTTATTATAACTATTCGCCCGACAATCTTAAATATTTGTGGGTGCAGATAGACCAAAACCGTTTTAAGAAAGGGTCTGATGCTTTTGAAACTCGAAACACCCGACTCAACGATGGACCAAACTTTGGCATGATCAACCTTGTTGTAGGACAAGCTTCTGAGTGGGGTTGCAAAATCAAAAGTGTAAAAGACAAAAGTGGTAAACCAATGAAGTATGTCATTAACAAAACAATGATGCGCATTGATTTGCCCCAACCCCTTAAGGCTAAAGGAGGAAATATGACTTTCTCTATAGAGTGGGAACACAAGATTGTAGATGCAAAAAAAACCAATTCCCGCAGTGGGTACGAGTATTTTCCTAAAGATGGCAACTACTTGTATGAAATAGCCCAATGGTTTCCTCGTATGTGTGTATACGACGACGTAAACGGATGGCAACACAAGCAGTTTTTGGGCAATGGTGAGTTTGCGCTTACATTTGGCGATTATGAGGTAGCTATCACGGCTCCTGCTGACCATATTGTGGGGGCAACTGGTGAATTGCAAAATGCCAAAAAGGTGCTGACTTCTGACCAACTGAACCGTTTAAAGAAAGCTGCTTCTGCCACAAGCCCTGTGCTGATTGTAGACCAAAAAGAAGTAGAAACCAAAGAAAAAACCAAAGCCAGTGGTACCAAAACCTGGGTATTCAAGGCTAAAAATGTACGTGACTTTGCCTGGGCAAGCTCTCGTAAGTTTATCTGGGATGCGATGAAGGTAAAAGTAGGAAACAACGATATATGGGCGATGTCTTATTACCCCAAAGAAGGTAATCCATTGTGGGGCAAATATTCTACGCAAGTAGTGGCACACACCCTCAGAACTTACTCTAAGTATACCTTTGACTACCCTTACCCAGTAGCAGTGTCGGTACATGGGCCTATATTTGGTATGGAGTATCCAATGATTTGTTTCAACGGTGGGCGCCCTCGTGCCGATGGTACTGTGCCAGCCCGTACCCGCAAAGCCATGATCTCGGTGATTATTCATGAAGTAGGGCACAACTATTTCCCGATGATTGTAAACTCAGACGAAAGACAGTGGACCTGGATGGATGAGGGTTTGAACTCGTTTTTACAGTTCCTTTCTGAAAAAGAAATTCCATTACAGAGCTGGGCTAAAGCCGATTACCCAAAAACTTACCCTCACCGCCGTGGACCTGCCAAAAACATTGTACGTTACATGCGTACCGACCCCACCAAGATTGTTCCTATTATGACCAACTCTGAGTCTATTCCACAGTTTGGCAACAATGCCTATGGCAAACCTGCTACTGCATTGAACATTTTGCGTGAGGTAGTGATGGGCAAAGAGTTGTTTGACCATGCTTTTAAAACTTACTCTCAGCGTTGGTACTTTAAACACCCCAAGCCTGCCGATTTTTTCCGCACGATGGAAGATGCCTCAGGGGTTGACCTGGATTGGTTTTGGCGGGGATGGTTCTACTCTACGCTTCCGGTAGATATGAGCATTGACAACGTAAAGGCTTTTGCTTTCTCTGAATCGGGTAAAACGGTAGAAGCTCCAGCAGGAGGTTTAAAACACAAGGCTTTTGCCAACAAAAAGTTTAATGGTTTAAGAGAACGCTTAAGCAAAGGTTTTGGCTTACGCCTGACTGATAAAGAAATGGCGATGCTGAAGCCAGGTAAATATTACTACTCAGTAAAAGTGAAAAATATTGGAGGTAATATTATGCCTTTGTTTATTCAGGCAAACTTTGTAGATGGCAGCAAGCAGTTGGTAAAAGTGCCGGCTGAAATATTCAGAAAAAGCCCCAATCAGGTATACAAAGGGTTGATCTTCGACAAGCCAGTAAAATCGTTTCAGTTAGATCCGAACGAAATGACTGCCGATATTGACACTAAAAACAACACGTTCCCAAGGGCTAAGAAGGGGTCTAAGTTTAAGGAGTTAAAAGAGAAAAAAGAAAAATCTAATAAGTGA
- a CDS encoding HupE/UreJ family protein, whose protein sequence is MWSQFKMYFDLGFEHIIALDAQDHIIFVVALMAIYQLKDWRKILILVTAFTLGHSLTLAISGLGYVTSNTTTVEILIAFSILVTAIVNLGQKLPKTTPQPSTREALIRYGIAFCFGLIHGLGFARQFKSISGGISDLIFKLLAFNIGLEIGQIVIVLLILLLSFLFTRQLQKKEHDWNVLLSGAALGISLFLIFQRLGGAA, encoded by the coding sequence ATGTGGTCGCAATTTAAAATGTACTTTGACCTCGGTTTTGAGCATATTATAGCACTCGATGCCCAGGATCATATCATATTTGTAGTAGCACTGATGGCTATTTACCAACTCAAAGATTGGCGTAAAATCTTAATTTTAGTGACAGCATTTACCCTGGGGCATTCACTTACTCTGGCCATATCAGGCTTGGGTTATGTTACCAGTAACACTACTACCGTAGAAATACTGATTGCGTTTAGTATTTTGGTAACTGCCATTGTGAACCTTGGGCAAAAACTACCTAAAACAACTCCTCAGCCTTCTACCCGAGAGGCTTTGATCAGGTATGGCATCGCTTTTTGCTTTGGCCTCATTCACGGTTTAGGCTTTGCCAGGCAGTTCAAATCTATCTCAGGAGGCATCAGCGACCTGATTTTTAAATTGCTGGCTTTCAATATTGGACTTGAGATAGGTCAAATTGTAATAGTTTTATTAATTTTGTTACTATCCTTTCTTTTTACTCGCCAACTTCAAAAGAAAGAACACGACTGGAATGTGTTACTTTCGGGTGCAGCTTTAGGCATTTCTTTGTTTTTGATATTTCAGCGATTAGGGGGAGCAGCTTGA